Part of the Triticum urartu cultivar G1812 chromosome 2, Tu2.1, whole genome shotgun sequence genome, ACTGTAGGAACCGAAATTGGTAAAGATACCACCTATCATTGCCCACCATTTGGTGTGTGTGTAGCTTACTCCAATTCTGTCGGTGTTTACTGGGGAGTACTTATTCAAGTAGATATTGTATTACTCCCCTAGTGTTGCTCTCAAAGTTTTGGGATCGAGACTCCTTTTCTATCCTAAAATGTGCTTGCTCCAAAAGTAACAGCAAAGAACATAAGAGTAAATGAATTCAAGAAAATCATGCATGACACATGGCATGCCATGGATTTGTAGAAAGACATGCAAAAATGTAGTGTAATTGACATGCACAAGCTGATCTGTGCAATCTTACTTCTCAAGCTTCACATATAAACTTGCAGCAGCACGGTACAAGTCAAAAGCCATCTGCTCCTTTCCATCTTCTTCTAGAAGTGTGCAAGCGTCATCATACAATTTAGTTGCTTCTTCTGGAGCTTTATCTTCCAAGGCACTGATATTATAATGATTAGACACAGAGCCTCGGAACGAATGATGATCGGATTGCTTTTGAATTACCTGGCACCCTTTGCAAGAGCATCAGAGGCAGGTTGCGATCTTCCACATTCACGGTAAAATTCTGATGCTCTGCGATAAAAGTCCGAAACTTCATTCCAGAGTCCAAGCTCCTTTGCTAAAGCACCAGCATTTTCCATATGCTTAGCAGCATCCCACGGTCTAGGGAATTAGTCAAGGGTAAAATAGGTGATTGTTCAACGATGTGACAGCACAACAGACATAGATAAATTCCTGAAGGATACGATGAGATCATTTCTTGTCCTTTTGAAGCCTTCTCAAATGCATCCTTTGCTTTCTCATTGTCCTTTCTGAATCTATAAGCAATTGCTTTAAAGTGGAGATGAAATTTCATTACATACAACGCAGCGTACCAAACAGTGAAAGAGAATATACGAATATGGCGACAGCATACAAAGTCACTGACCAGCTTGTTCGTACAAGGCGGTAGCACTCTTCCAATCAGCATTCCATCTTGTGAAGCTCAGTTTTGTTCTGCAAAAGAATATATTAGAAAAAAGATTGTTCATATTCATTTAGCACATTAATGGATGCAAAAGGAATTTCTTTAAATGAAATTGATTTGATACAGTAACATCAGTAAAAATACAAAAATCAGCATACTTAGCAAACACTCACGCGCTAAAACAAACAGGTGGCAATGTAAACATATCGTCTAATAAGTATCTGAAATTCAGGCAATTGGGAAGAAAAAAAACTTATGAAAACTATGTTGCGAAGAGAGTATCAGTCAGTTTTAAATAAACTGGTGAGCTTTTGAGAAACTACGATGAACAAGAGGTTCACTTTTATGCAAGGCAATGTGCACTTGTTCCCCGCAAAAAGAAGTGCTGTTGTTCTCATCTACTATCACAATCGAAGTGGAGAATAGCCCAAGTAAAATTTCTGAATGTACCACACTAGTTAGTGCAGTGGATTTGGCACCACAAATTCTCCAACAGCCAAATGTGCTAACATGCTCAACAAGCTACACCGCTGAAAGCATAACCGCAGTAAGAAGCAACACAGACTGACACAAGAATTGGTACGCCTACACTCATGCCTGCTTCCGCTGGTGTTTCAATGGCTAATGGGATATGAACATATATGATCAGGGAGACAGAGTCTACTCGTGTTTCCCTAGGAGCGCAGATCGGATGTAAACAAAACTGCAGCAAAACAAAGAGCCGGCGTGCAGCCTAATCGCATTGCTTGATCTTTTTCCTGCAAGTTTATTGCGCCTGCTCCAAGCTAATGATCCCTTTCAGGCAGGAATGGCTAGGAAATCCCCTAGCATTTGGGGCAAGCAGTCTGAATCCTACTACCCCAAAGCTTACCTCCACCAACCACTTGGAGGTCACCAAGATCCTAAAATCAGCGCCACATATTTTCATTAAAAAAAATCGCTAGCTCCGCCTCACCTAAGATCAGGCACAGATCCAGGACGCTCCAATCCACGATCCGGAAAGAAAAACTCTACTGTAGAAAACTCTAATTCGAGAGCGGCACCTCGACTAGTCCGCCCTCTGGGCCGCGATCAGACGGCGCGCGCATCGGAAGGAGCAAGGGGAATCCCGGTGTGGGGGAGGGGGGAAGAGATAAAGGAGAGGGGGGAGGGGACTTGCAGTTTGTCGGCCTTGGCCATGAGCTTCTCCGGGTCGGCAGACGAGCTGGCCATGGCGGAGAGAGACCAccgtctccttcttcttctccgcTGCTGCTCCTCGCAGATTCTCTAGGGTCGACGACGGCTGGGCTGGGTTGAGTTGGGGTTGAGTTGAGCTGCCGAGCTGCCGTTCGGAGGGAGGAAGGGATCCGGTTCCTCTCTGAGATCCGTGCAGCGTCAGTTCATCCCGTCGCTGTGACAGACCGGACGTCGAACAGCTGGAAAAAAAATTCAATGAAGTCGAAGCCGTGTGACCGGGGGCCCAATCCTTGTAATGAGGCCGACTCAGTGGAAAGCAGAAACGATACGTTTTGTCGTCATGGCCCAACAACCCAGGGTCCTAACCAACGGCCCGGAGTTCAAGTGAAGTTGGATTTGGTTCGCATTTTACAGTTATTTATACTagtacaaatgcccgtgcgttgcatcgGGCGAAATATTAAGTATAAATTGCTCCACGTgctattatgcaacattttttaaTATAATTTTTGCAAATGTCAGCAATAAGGTCAATATAACCTTTGAGTGTAGCAATTATGATCTCGACGCACCGCGATCTAGCAGTGTCCTTGCAACAGGACTGTAATGAATGAAATTGCTATCTTTCCTTAAAAAACAGAAATAAGGCAACCTGCAAAAAGTAAGGCTCGACAATGTTTTTATTTGTGGTGACGACCGACCCTGTTTGTACTTCCTAGGTTGcaactattggaaatatgccctagaggcaataataaattagttattattatatttccttattcatgataatcgtttattatccatgctagaattgtattgataggaaactcagatacatgtgtggatacatagacaacaccatgtccctagtaagcctctagttgactagttcgttgatcaatagatggttacggtttcctgaccatggacattggatgtcattgataacgggatcacatcattaggagaatgatgtgatggaaaaagacccaatcctaagcctagcacaagatcatgtagttcgtatgctaaagcttttctaatgtcaagtatcatttccttagaccatgagattgtgcaactcccggataccgtaggagtgctttgggtgtgccaaacatcacaacgtaattgggtgactataaaggtacactacgggtatctctgaaagtgtctgttgggttggcacgaatcgagactgggatttgtcactccgtgtgacggagaggtatctctgggcccactcggtaggacatcatcataatgtgcacaatgtgatcaaggagttgatcacgggatgatgtgttacggaa contains:
- the LOC125539720 gene encoding gamma-soluble NSF attachment protein — encoded protein: MASSSADPEKLMAKADKLTKLSFTRWNADWKSATALYEQAAIAYRFRKDNEKAKDAFEKASKGQEMISSPWDAAKHMENAGALAKELGLWNEVSDFYRRASEFYRECGRSQPASDALAKGASALEDKAPEEATKLYDDACTLLEEDGKEQMAFDLYRAAASLYVKLEKYSDAAAFHLRLGSAADKCNAVNSQCKAYLSAIIIYLYAHDFQQAQKCYNDCSEVQGFLNSDQNRCAMKLLSAYEEGDAEEIKRAAQSSAINHLDHVVIRLARKLPTGDLQAIKKDVGGDDGDSLDEDDLT